From one Cyanobacterium stanieri PCC 7202 genomic stretch:
- a CDS encoding twitching motility protein (PFAM: Type II/IV secretion system protein~TIGRFAM: pilus retraction protein PilT~COGs: COG2805 Tfp pilus assembly protein pilus retraction ATPase PilT~InterPro IPR006321:IPR003593:IPR001482~KEGG: cyt:cce_0419 twitching motility protein~PFAM: type II secretion system protein E~SMART: AAA ATPase~SPTR: Twitching motility protein;~TIGRFAM: twitching motility protein), with protein MDLMIEDLMEQLVEMGGSDMHIQAGAPVYFRISGKLTPIGEDPLSPQECQKLIFSMLNNTQRKTLEQNWELDCSYGVKGLARFRVNVYKERGCYAACLRALSSKIPNFDQLGLPDIIKEMTNRPRGLILVTGQTGSGKTTTLAAMLDLINRTRAEHILTVEDPIEYVFPNVNSLFHQRQKGEDTKSFANALKAALREDPDIILVGEMRDLETISLAISAAETGHLVFGTLHTSSAAGTIDRIIDVFPAAEQAQIRAMLSNSLLAVFAQCLAKKHNPKPGEFGRAMAQEIMIVTPAIANLIREAKAPQIYSSIQTGVKLGMQTMEQALANLVKTGVISMEEGLAKSSKPDELQRLLAGSNVSGMNMARKR; from the coding sequence ATGGATTTAATGATAGAAGACTTGATGGAGCAATTGGTGGAAATGGGCGGCTCAGATATGCACATCCAAGCAGGGGCCCCCGTTTACTTTCGTATCAGTGGTAAACTAACCCCCATCGGAGAAGACCCTTTAAGCCCCCAAGAATGTCAAAAGCTGATTTTCAGTATGTTGAATAACACCCAACGTAAAACTCTTGAGCAAAACTGGGAGTTGGATTGTTCTTATGGAGTGAAGGGGTTGGCTCGTTTTCGGGTAAATGTTTATAAGGAAAGGGGATGTTATGCCGCCTGTTTAAGGGCATTATCTTCTAAAATTCCTAACTTTGATCAACTAGGACTCCCTGATATTATTAAAGAAATGACCAACCGCCCCCGGGGTTTAATTTTGGTGACGGGGCAAACGGGTTCGGGTAAAACTACTACCCTAGCGGCGATGTTAGATTTAATTAATCGTACCCGTGCTGAACATATTTTAACGGTAGAAGATCCCATTGAGTACGTTTTCCCTAATGTAAATAGTCTTTTCCACCAAAGACAAAAAGGAGAAGATACCAAGAGTTTCGCCAATGCCCTAAAAGCGGCTTTAAGGGAAGATCCTGATATTATTTTGGTGGGTGAGATGCGAGATTTAGAAACTATCTCCCTAGCCATTAGTGCGGCGGAAACAGGACACCTCGTTTTCGGTACTTTACACACTAGCTCGGCGGCGGGTACTATTGACCGTATTATCGATGTCTTTCCTGCCGCTGAACAAGCCCAAATCAGGGCGATGTTGTCCAACTCTTTGTTAGCGGTATTTGCCCAATGTTTGGCGAAAAAACACAATCCTAAACCGGGAGAGTTTGGACGGGCTATGGCTCAGGAGATTATGATTGTTACCCCTGCGATCGCCAATTTGATCCGAGAAGCAAAGGCTCCGCAAATTTATTCATCTATTCAAACAGGGGTAAAATTGGGTATGCAAACCATGGAACAAGCACTTGCTAACCTTGTGAAAACAGGGGTGATTAGTATGGAGGAAGGCTTGGCAAAAAGTAGTAAACCTGATGAGTTGCAACGGCTGTTAGCAGGTTCTAATGTTAGTGGCATGAATATGGCAAGAAAACGTTAG
- a CDS encoding RNAse R (PFAM: RNB domain; Ribonuclease B OB domain; S1 RNA binding domain~TIGRFAM: ribonuclease R; VacB and RNase II family 3'-5' exoribonucleases~COGs: COG0557 Exoribonuclease R~InterProIPR004476:IPR011129:IPR003029:IPR013223:IPR 001900~KEGG: cyc:PCC7424_3422 VacB and RNase II family 3'-5' exoribonuclease~PFAM: ribonuclease II; Ribonuclease B OB region domain; RNA binding S1 domain protein~SMART: Cold shock protein~SPTR: VacB and RNase II family 3'-5' exoribonuclease;~TIGRFAM: VacB and RNase II family 3'-5' exoribonuclease), giving the protein MEFSIATILSHLSQDKLVAGKVLEKKLGCEEPEELEKLQIALDVLVKVGVVTKEKGKYRRVSEADVVEAKLRCSSKGFCFAIQDEEDADDIYIRESHLSNAWNSDRVLVKIIKEGTRRRSPEGEVKLITERANPSVLARVVEDNSEYHAVPLDDRLLFEVKLKDEPESISEAVNHLVHVNVLRYPIGQNPPMGKVMRVLGSDAEEAADTDIVSSKHDLPHEFSEKILRKAEEIPADFGDEELAKRLDLRDKLTITLEQDNVKELDLLVENAFTLEQNEDGNWCLGVHIADVAHFVESETHLDREARKRATTVHLGDKIIPMLPPKVEKSCSLVPNKDRLTISVFVTFDDKGQVIEYNIHPSVIRVDHSLTYKEVQNIIGLGTTKAELKDVFPLLNEMFFTLSPLVKAQRLQRGGFDIALDDITSYFKDEGRIGAIASYAQLPVLSLMTELMVLVGKLVAEHLHELGLPAIYCTQAKPDWDELEDLLKLVANLKLDFKLESEEDLLPLDYYHLTQEFSKSDYEKVLNYLLLCSLKADKYIQHPAPHFGLAYPIYTHCVSPGQRYIDLHIQRVLKALFEHGRDRRHSNTKKGVNLHSNSCHGDINWNVLPPAIQTNLEADLHSLVTHLNEREKIAHDAEKDLAGLKKAEKMKDCTGKVFSGLITGVQSYGFFVQIEDSLVEGLVHVSSLKDDWYEYRARHTCLVGRKNRTAYRLGDKVEVEIKSVDYYRQQIDLVTVRGGSDAVDADFEE; this is encoded by the coding sequence ATGGAATTTTCAATCGCTACAATTCTTTCCCATCTCAGTCAAGATAAACTGGTGGCGGGGAAGGTTTTAGAAAAGAAGTTAGGTTGTGAAGAACCTGAAGAACTAGAAAAATTACAAATTGCCCTCGATGTATTGGTTAAAGTCGGGGTGGTGACAAAGGAAAAGGGTAAATATCGGCGAGTATCAGAGGCTGATGTGGTAGAGGCGAAGTTACGTTGTTCTAGTAAAGGGTTTTGTTTTGCCATTCAAGATGAAGAGGATGCTGATGATATTTATATTAGGGAAAGTCATCTCAGTAATGCGTGGAATAGCGATCGCGTCTTAGTTAAAATCATTAAGGAAGGTACAAGGAGAAGATCACCTGAAGGGGAAGTAAAATTGATCACAGAAAGGGCGAATCCCTCGGTACTGGCTAGGGTTGTGGAGGATAATTCAGAATACCATGCTGTACCCCTAGACGATCGCCTCTTATTTGAAGTCAAGCTGAAAGATGAACCCGAATCCATCTCCGAAGCAGTCAATCACCTTGTCCATGTCAATGTGTTAAGATACCCCATCGGACAAAATCCCCCCATGGGTAAGGTAATGAGGGTATTGGGTAGTGATGCTGAGGAAGCCGCTGACACCGACATTGTTTCCTCCAAACATGACTTACCCCACGAATTTTCTGAGAAAATTTTGAGAAAAGCGGAGGAAATTCCCGCTGATTTTGGCGACGAAGAGTTGGCAAAACGTCTTGATTTACGAGATAAACTAACCATTACCCTAGAACAGGATAACGTCAAAGAATTAGATTTATTGGTAGAAAATGCCTTCACCCTCGAACAGAATGAGGATGGAAACTGGTGTTTGGGGGTGCATATCGCCGATGTCGCTCACTTTGTGGAGTCGGAAACTCACCTGGATAGGGAAGCCCGTAAACGAGCCACCACGGTACATTTGGGAGATAAAATTATTCCCATGCTGCCCCCCAAGGTGGAAAAAAGTTGCTCTTTAGTACCCAATAAAGATCGTTTAACCATTTCCGTATTTGTCACCTTTGATGATAAAGGGCAAGTAATAGAATATAATATCCATCCTAGTGTGATTAGAGTTGATCACAGTTTAACCTATAAGGAAGTGCAAAATATTATCGGTTTGGGTACTACCAAAGCCGAATTAAAAGATGTTTTTCCTCTCCTCAATGAGATGTTTTTCACCCTTAGTCCCCTCGTAAAGGCACAACGGTTACAAAGAGGTGGTTTTGACATTGCCTTGGATGATATTACTTCCTATTTTAAAGATGAGGGCAGAATAGGGGCGATCGCATCTTATGCTCAATTGCCTGTGTTATCATTAATGACAGAATTAATGGTCTTAGTAGGTAAATTAGTAGCTGAACATCTGCACGAATTAGGCTTACCCGCCATTTATTGTACCCAAGCCAAACCCGATTGGGATGAATTAGAAGACTTACTCAAATTAGTAGCCAACCTCAAACTCGACTTTAAACTAGAATCCGAAGAAGACTTATTACCCCTCGATTACTATCACCTTACCCAAGAATTTAGTAAATCCGATTACGAAAAAGTCCTTAACTACTTGCTTCTATGTTCCCTCAAAGCCGATAAATATATCCAACACCCTGCCCCCCATTTTGGATTAGCCTATCCCATCTATACCCACTGTGTTTCCCCAGGGCAACGCTACATAGACTTACATATCCAAAGAGTCTTAAAAGCGTTATTCGAGCATGGAAGAGACAGAAGACATAGTAACACCAAAAAAGGAGTAAACCTCCATAGTAACTCCTGCCATGGTGACATCAACTGGAATGTCTTACCCCCTGCCATTCAAACTAACTTAGAAGCCGATTTACATTCTCTTGTTACTCACCTTAACGAGCGCGAAAAAATTGCCCATGATGCCGAAAAAGACTTGGCTGGGTTGAAAAAAGCAGAGAAGATGAAGGATTGCACAGGTAAGGTGTTTAGCGGTTTAATCACCGGGGTACAATCCTATGGTTTCTTTGTCCAAATCGAGGACTCCTTAGTAGAAGGATTAGTTCATGTTAGCTCACTCAAAGATGATTGGTATGAATATCGCGCCCGTCATACCTGCCTTGTCGGCAGAAAAAACCGCACCGCTTATCGTCTG